The following proteins are co-located in the Neodiprion virginianus isolate iyNeoVirg1 chromosome 6, iyNeoVirg1.1, whole genome shotgun sequence genome:
- the LOC124306897 gene encoding DE-cadherin isoform X2, whose amino-acid sequence MLTRCVTTVRRDCYDGGEMREATRPRRTPAYDGTAVARRARPLVLVLLVLLLRGTLGEALKLRHSRHLDSQDQLLPYNEDEIVRAQSSDNHNHKPVFSKCATYAPVIKEEEPAGTEVIRVHAEDRDPLDSGGTIVYTFLFAPGERLKFQINNETGLIKTTQILDRDEPAREKEVYLTILAKDNGRPQLDDVCTFKVTISDVNDNSPVFDKVAYTESVPQDLPLGREVMRVSATDIDDGNNSVVRYSLTSKIAEDEMYFRIDRNTGIIFLNKTIDRQPDYRFNLIAKAVDQGEIPQSSYIELEIRVVESHKKAPAFLNRTSEPLKLNESLNDFSLSLVRLQAVSNIDGDSEVVFRLVNGRTEQTNKENTFRLDQSGKDVADIKLAKHLDFESNTDYTLIVRVSNKELLAAETSINIEVLDVNDNIPIFRDIKEGSVLENEPPGAPVMQIRAIDADGTSANNQVSYELENYKNLFTIDKRTGNLTTLMTFDREKTAAYTVKVVAVDNSPSALYQNGEPNKGRQVFTVTIADKNDNPPHFTQPVYTANSIPENANINQLVTEVKAIDRDTASLVTYSIISGNTGNGFDIEPNTGKIRVKNQLDYETITEYNLTIRAFDGLFNDTAYVKIFIDNVNDNPPVFEDFEKNLTIQEESLVEGCITIVSAYDPDIKDRTADQHIAYFIANEQHKPFLTIDKSGCLKLKRTLDRDPPDGYETWAVLVMARDEDGGPTALRATETINIKLEDVNDNAPFLDMVQPVVWYEREKPGKIIELQAKDWDSDKNGPPFKFKIDAIADDEIKSKFSIKDSSLYAKVEFNREERKTYDIPIAITDSGSPPQTNTSILNVIIGDVNDNAMKEGSSSIFVYNYKGEAPDTEIGRVYVDDPDDWDLPDKYFTWDSSHENFLLDPHTGMITMLHGTRNDTYVLKFIVTEESKLVEHHKVNAYVNVTIKEIPEEAVIKSGSIRFSGITAEEFVAPGASGVSKKEIFQVQVAAMLETEVENVDVFTVLHSPHNNNKSLLDVRFSAHGSPYYAPEKLNTIATLHISKIESELNTSILLINIDECLFEKLHCNNSCRSILNISSNPYAVYTNTTSFVGVRAVVDAQCICHVAEPNINCLNGGTPLVSSLVTKCECPPGFEGPRCELLAIGFNGDGWAIMPPPGQACDDSHLGLEIAPQVENGLVFYFGPMSYIPILDIQDFMSLEIQEGHAVLLVDYGSGTIRLEQNKIELMDGKSHRIDVYWTKTTIEMKVDNCQMSSCMKLTVPQGPNEFLNVNSPLQIGGSPTNLVHLASQFNWDHKPTSKGFTGCIRNMTINGNTYNLGMPEYFKNTDSGCNHGMAKAVTFGIDTNFLVAILVCVAILLILLLAVVVHRRKTDDLYKDMDDIRENIINYEDEGGGEVDTGYDLNVLRAMYDAPPIDSKMAPVGLEGRAPDTGDEVPDICGFLDGKKESCDKDPETNAFDDVRHYAYEGKGNSEGSLSSLASCTDDGDLKFNHLSNFGQKFWKLADMYGEEPSDEDSDGVGERESESWC is encoded by the exons GCGAAGCCTTGAAATTGAGACACTCGAGACACCTCGACTCACAGGATCAGCTGCTGCCCTATAACGAGGATGAAATTGTCAGG GCACAGTCCTCAGACAATCATAATCACAAAccagtattttcaaaatgtgcAACCTACGCGCCTGTTATCAAGGAGGAGGAACCAGCCGGTACGGAGGTCATCAGAGTTCACGCCGAGGACAGGGACCCCCTTGATTCTGGAG GAACAATCGTCTATACATTCCTTTTCGCACCCGGCGAgaggttgaaatttcaaatcaacaATGAGACTGGGTTGATAAAAACTACTCAAATACTGGACCGAGATGAGCCGGCTCGAGAAAAGGAAGTTTACCTTACGATTTTGGCTAAGGATAATGGTAGGCCGCAACTCGACGATGTCTGTACGTTCAAAGTCACCATATCGGACGTTAACGACAATTCGCCTGTATTCGACAAAGTG GCGTACACGGAGTCGGTACCTCAAGATCTGCCCCTTGGAAGAGAAGTCATGAGAGTTTCGGCGACTGATATCGACGATGGTAACAATTCCGTGGTTCGTTACAGTTTGACCTCTAAGATAGCCGAGGATGAAATGTATTTCCGAATCGATAGAAACACTGGTATTATATTTCTCAACAAAACGATCGAC AGACAACCTGACTACAGATTTAACCTGATCGCTAAAGCCGTAGATCAAGGAGAGATTCCGCAGTCCAGTTACATAGAGTTGGAAATAAGGGTTGTTGAATCTCATAAAAAAGCACCTGCTTTTCTAAACAGAACGTCAGAACCTTTGAAGCTGAACGAAAGCCTCAACGATTTTAGTCTCAGTCTTGTTAGGCTACAAGCAGTTTCAAATATCGATGGAGACTCCGAAGTAGTTTTTCGACTAGTTAATGGCCGAACCGAGCAGACTAACAAGGAAAATACTTTCAg aCTCGATCAATCTGGTAAAGATGTAGCTGATATAAAACTGGCTAAGCATCTTGACTTTGAGAGCAATACAGATTATACCCTGATAGTTCGTGTCTCAAACAAAGAATTACTGGCTGCTGAGACTTCTATTAACATTGAAGTTCTTGATGTCAATGACAACATACCGATATTTCGTGACATAAAAGAGGGTAGTGTGTTGGAAAATGAACCACCAGGAGCTCCAGTGATGCAAATTCGAGCTATAGACGCGGATGGCACCTCCGCTAATAATCAG GTCTCCTATGAATTGGAGAACTACAAGAATCTTTTTACTATTGATAAACGAACCGGTAACCTGACAACGCTCATGACTTTTGATAGAGAGAAAACTGCGGCATATACCGTAAAGGTAGTTGCGGTAGATAACTCACCTAGCGCCCTTTACCAGAATGGTGAACCTAACAAGGGTCGACAAGTGTTCACTGTCACAATCGCTGACAAAAATGACAATCCGCCACACTTTACTCAACCAGTGTACACAGCTAATTCCATACCGGAAAATGCAAACATCAATCAACTTGTGACCGAAGTCAAAGCCATTGATCGAGATACGGCTAGTCTCGTTACGTACAGTATTATATCAGGAAATACTGGAAACGGTTTTGACATTGAGCCTAACACAGGAAAGATTCGGGTCAAGAATCAACTCGACTACGAAACTATTACAGAATATAATTTAACCATTCGAGCTTTTGACGGCCTATTTAACGACACTGCCTACGTCAAGATTTTCATCGATAATGTAAACGACAATCCACCTGTTTTCGAagatttcgagaaaaatctTACTATCCAGGAGGAAAGCTTAGTCGAAG GGTGTATAACCATTGTGTCAGCCTACGATCCCGATATTAAAGATAGGACTGCCGACCAGCATATTGCTTATTTCATAGCCAACGAACAGCATAAGCCTTTCCTAACCATAGACAAATCGGGATGTCTGAAGTTGAAAAGAACCCTCGACCGGGACCCGCCGGATGGATATGAGACTTGGGCG GTTCTGGTCATGGCACGGGATGAGGATGGTGGGCCAACTGCTTTGCGAGCCACTGAGACGATTAATATTAAATTGGAGGATGTAAATGACAATGCACCTTTCTTGGATATGGTTCAACCAGTGGTATGGTATGAAAGAGAGAAACCCgggaaaataattgaactgCAGGCAAAGGACTGGGATTCGGATAAAAATGGCCCCCCTttcaaattcaagatcgaTGCGATTGCTGACGATGagataaaatcaaaattttcgataaaagaCTCGAGTCTTTACGCCAAAGTCGAATTTAACAGGGAAGAACGTAAAACCTATGATATTCCAATAGCTATCACTGACAGTGGCTCACCACCGCAAACTAATACATCCATATTAAATGTCATCATTGGAGATGTCAATGACAATGCAATGAAAGAAGGTTCTAGTAGCATTTTTGTGTACAATTATAAGGGGGAAGCACCAGATACAGAGATTGGGAGAGTATACGTCGATGATCCGGACGACTGGGATTTGCCTGACAAGTATTTCACGTGGGATTCTAGccacgaaaattttttactcgatcCTCACACTGGTATGATAACAATGCTGCATGGAACGCGAAATGACACGTATGTCCTGAAGTTTATCGTCACTGAAGAAAGTAAACTGGTAGAACATCACAAGGTCAATGCCTACGTGAATGTAACGATTAAAGAAATACCAGAAGAAGCTGTGATTAAGTCAGGATCGATACGGTTCTCAGGTATCACTGCGGAAGAATTTGTCGCACCGGGAGCATCAGGTGTAAGcaagaaagaaattttccaagtacAGGTTGCAGCTATGCTAGAAACTGAGGTTGAAAACGTGGACGTATTTACAGTGTTACATTCGCCacataataacaataaaagtCTCTTAGATGTTAGATTCTCAGCTCACGGAAGTCCCTACTATGCacctgaaaaattgaacacaaTTGCTACTCTCCATATTTCGAAGATAGAAAGTGAATTGAATACCAGTATATTGCTTATAAACATTGACGAatgtttgtttgaaaaactCCACTGCAACAACTCTTGCCGTAGTATATTGAACATCAGTTCCAATCCGTATGCAGTTTACACAAATACAACATCGTTTGTTGGCGTTAGAGCAGTGGTTGACGCTCAATGTATTTGCCACGTTGCTGAGCCAAATATCAATTGTTTGAATGGTGGGACTCCTTTGGTGTCATCTTTGGTTACGAAGTGCGAATGTCCTCCAGGTTTTGAAGGCCCAAGATGCGAGCTATTAGCAATTGGTTTTAACGGTGACGGATGGGCTATTATGCCCCCTCCTGGCCAAGCCTGTGACGATTCACATCTAG GACTGGAAATTGCACCTCAAGTTGAGAATGGGCTCGTGTTTTACTTTGGTCCGATGAGCTACATCCCTATTTTGGATATCCAAGATTTCATGTCTTTAGAGATACAGGAAGGTCATGCTGTTCTGCTAGTTGACTATGGTTCTGGGACGATAAGGCTGGAACAAAACAAGATTGAATTGATGGACGGGAAGAGTCATAGAATCGACGTTTATTGGACTAAGACT ACGATAGAAATGAAAGTTGACAACTGCCAAATGTCTTCCTGCATGAAATTGACAGTACCACAGGGACCGAATGAATTTCTCAATGTCAACAGTCCCCTACAAATTGGGGGTTCTCCAACGAACCTTGTTCATCTTGCAAGTCAGTTTAATTGGGATCACAAGCCGACAAGTAAAGGATTTACTGGATGCATACGCAATATGACTATAAATGGAAAT ACATACAATTTAGGAATGCCAGAATATTTCAAGAACACAGACTCTGGTTGCAATCATGGAATGGCAAAAGCTGTCACATTTGGAATTGACACTAACTTTTTAGTCGCCATTCTAGTCTGTGTGGCAATCCTACTgatcttattgttagctgTAGTGGTGCACAGAAGAAAGACGGACGACTTGTACAAAGACATGGACGATATTAGAGAGAATATCATTAATTACGAAGACGAAGGAGGCGGTGAAGTCGATACGGGATACGACTTGAACGTTCTCCGCGCCATGTACGATGCCCCACCCATAGATTCAAAAATGGCACCTGTCGGACTCGAAGGAAGAG CCCCAGATACTGGTGATGAAGTACCCGATATTTGTGGGTTCTTAGACGGCAAAAAAGAGAGCTGTGACAAAGATCCTGAAACGAACGCATTTGATGATGTCAGGCATTATGCGTACGAAGGCAAGGGTAATTCCGAAGGATCTCTGTCGTCTCTTGCTTCCT GTACTGACGACGGTGACTTGAAGTTTAATCATTTGTCGAACTTTGGTCAAAAGTTTTGGAAATTGGCTGACATGTATGGGGAGGAGCCAAGCGACGAAGACAGTGACGGCGTTGGGGAACGGGAGAGCGAAAGCTGGTGTTAA
- the LOC124306897 gene encoding DE-cadherin isoform X1, with protein MLTRCVTTVRRDCYDGGEMREATRPRRTPAYDGTAVARRARPLVLVLLVLLLRGTLGEALKLRHSRHLDSQDQLLPYNEDEIVRPCFLFQAQSSDNHNHKPVFSKCATYAPVIKEEEPAGTEVIRVHAEDRDPLDSGGTIVYTFLFAPGERLKFQINNETGLIKTTQILDRDEPAREKEVYLTILAKDNGRPQLDDVCTFKVTISDVNDNSPVFDKVAYTESVPQDLPLGREVMRVSATDIDDGNNSVVRYSLTSKIAEDEMYFRIDRNTGIIFLNKTIDRQPDYRFNLIAKAVDQGEIPQSSYIELEIRVVESHKKAPAFLNRTSEPLKLNESLNDFSLSLVRLQAVSNIDGDSEVVFRLVNGRTEQTNKENTFRLDQSGKDVADIKLAKHLDFESNTDYTLIVRVSNKELLAAETSINIEVLDVNDNIPIFRDIKEGSVLENEPPGAPVMQIRAIDADGTSANNQVSYELENYKNLFTIDKRTGNLTTLMTFDREKTAAYTVKVVAVDNSPSALYQNGEPNKGRQVFTVTIADKNDNPPHFTQPVYTANSIPENANINQLVTEVKAIDRDTASLVTYSIISGNTGNGFDIEPNTGKIRVKNQLDYETITEYNLTIRAFDGLFNDTAYVKIFIDNVNDNPPVFEDFEKNLTIQEESLVEGCITIVSAYDPDIKDRTADQHIAYFIANEQHKPFLTIDKSGCLKLKRTLDRDPPDGYETWAVLVMARDEDGGPTALRATETINIKLEDVNDNAPFLDMVQPVVWYEREKPGKIIELQAKDWDSDKNGPPFKFKIDAIADDEIKSKFSIKDSSLYAKVEFNREERKTYDIPIAITDSGSPPQTNTSILNVIIGDVNDNAMKEGSSSIFVYNYKGEAPDTEIGRVYVDDPDDWDLPDKYFTWDSSHENFLLDPHTGMITMLHGTRNDTYVLKFIVTEESKLVEHHKVNAYVNVTIKEIPEEAVIKSGSIRFSGITAEEFVAPGASGVSKKEIFQVQVAAMLETEVENVDVFTVLHSPHNNNKSLLDVRFSAHGSPYYAPEKLNTIATLHISKIESELNTSILLINIDECLFEKLHCNNSCRSILNISSNPYAVYTNTTSFVGVRAVVDAQCICHVAEPNINCLNGGTPLVSSLVTKCECPPGFEGPRCELLAIGFNGDGWAIMPPPGQACDDSHLGLEIAPQVENGLVFYFGPMSYIPILDIQDFMSLEIQEGHAVLLVDYGSGTIRLEQNKIELMDGKSHRIDVYWTKTTIEMKVDNCQMSSCMKLTVPQGPNEFLNVNSPLQIGGSPTNLVHLASQFNWDHKPTSKGFTGCIRNMTINGNTYNLGMPEYFKNTDSGCNHGMAKAVTFGIDTNFLVAILVCVAILLILLLAVVVHRRKTDDLYKDMDDIRENIINYEDEGGGEVDTGYDLNVLRAMYDAPPIDSKMAPVGLEGRAPDTGDEVPDICGFLDGKKESCDKDPETNAFDDVRHYAYEGKGNSEGSLSSLASCTDDGDLKFNHLSNFGQKFWKLADMYGEEPSDEDSDGVGERESESWC; from the exons GCGAAGCCTTGAAATTGAGACACTCGAGACACCTCGACTCACAGGATCAGCTGCTGCCCTATAACGAGGATGAAATTGTCAGG CCATGCTTTTTGTTCCAGGCACAGTCCTCAGACAATCATAATCACAAAccagtattttcaaaatgtgcAACCTACGCGCCTGTTATCAAGGAGGAGGAACCAGCCGGTACGGAGGTCATCAGAGTTCACGCCGAGGACAGGGACCCCCTTGATTCTGGAG GAACAATCGTCTATACATTCCTTTTCGCACCCGGCGAgaggttgaaatttcaaatcaacaATGAGACTGGGTTGATAAAAACTACTCAAATACTGGACCGAGATGAGCCGGCTCGAGAAAAGGAAGTTTACCTTACGATTTTGGCTAAGGATAATGGTAGGCCGCAACTCGACGATGTCTGTACGTTCAAAGTCACCATATCGGACGTTAACGACAATTCGCCTGTATTCGACAAAGTG GCGTACACGGAGTCGGTACCTCAAGATCTGCCCCTTGGAAGAGAAGTCATGAGAGTTTCGGCGACTGATATCGACGATGGTAACAATTCCGTGGTTCGTTACAGTTTGACCTCTAAGATAGCCGAGGATGAAATGTATTTCCGAATCGATAGAAACACTGGTATTATATTTCTCAACAAAACGATCGAC AGACAACCTGACTACAGATTTAACCTGATCGCTAAAGCCGTAGATCAAGGAGAGATTCCGCAGTCCAGTTACATAGAGTTGGAAATAAGGGTTGTTGAATCTCATAAAAAAGCACCTGCTTTTCTAAACAGAACGTCAGAACCTTTGAAGCTGAACGAAAGCCTCAACGATTTTAGTCTCAGTCTTGTTAGGCTACAAGCAGTTTCAAATATCGATGGAGACTCCGAAGTAGTTTTTCGACTAGTTAATGGCCGAACCGAGCAGACTAACAAGGAAAATACTTTCAg aCTCGATCAATCTGGTAAAGATGTAGCTGATATAAAACTGGCTAAGCATCTTGACTTTGAGAGCAATACAGATTATACCCTGATAGTTCGTGTCTCAAACAAAGAATTACTGGCTGCTGAGACTTCTATTAACATTGAAGTTCTTGATGTCAATGACAACATACCGATATTTCGTGACATAAAAGAGGGTAGTGTGTTGGAAAATGAACCACCAGGAGCTCCAGTGATGCAAATTCGAGCTATAGACGCGGATGGCACCTCCGCTAATAATCAG GTCTCCTATGAATTGGAGAACTACAAGAATCTTTTTACTATTGATAAACGAACCGGTAACCTGACAACGCTCATGACTTTTGATAGAGAGAAAACTGCGGCATATACCGTAAAGGTAGTTGCGGTAGATAACTCACCTAGCGCCCTTTACCAGAATGGTGAACCTAACAAGGGTCGACAAGTGTTCACTGTCACAATCGCTGACAAAAATGACAATCCGCCACACTTTACTCAACCAGTGTACACAGCTAATTCCATACCGGAAAATGCAAACATCAATCAACTTGTGACCGAAGTCAAAGCCATTGATCGAGATACGGCTAGTCTCGTTACGTACAGTATTATATCAGGAAATACTGGAAACGGTTTTGACATTGAGCCTAACACAGGAAAGATTCGGGTCAAGAATCAACTCGACTACGAAACTATTACAGAATATAATTTAACCATTCGAGCTTTTGACGGCCTATTTAACGACACTGCCTACGTCAAGATTTTCATCGATAATGTAAACGACAATCCACCTGTTTTCGAagatttcgagaaaaatctTACTATCCAGGAGGAAAGCTTAGTCGAAG GGTGTATAACCATTGTGTCAGCCTACGATCCCGATATTAAAGATAGGACTGCCGACCAGCATATTGCTTATTTCATAGCCAACGAACAGCATAAGCCTTTCCTAACCATAGACAAATCGGGATGTCTGAAGTTGAAAAGAACCCTCGACCGGGACCCGCCGGATGGATATGAGACTTGGGCG GTTCTGGTCATGGCACGGGATGAGGATGGTGGGCCAACTGCTTTGCGAGCCACTGAGACGATTAATATTAAATTGGAGGATGTAAATGACAATGCACCTTTCTTGGATATGGTTCAACCAGTGGTATGGTATGAAAGAGAGAAACCCgggaaaataattgaactgCAGGCAAAGGACTGGGATTCGGATAAAAATGGCCCCCCTttcaaattcaagatcgaTGCGATTGCTGACGATGagataaaatcaaaattttcgataaaagaCTCGAGTCTTTACGCCAAAGTCGAATTTAACAGGGAAGAACGTAAAACCTATGATATTCCAATAGCTATCACTGACAGTGGCTCACCACCGCAAACTAATACATCCATATTAAATGTCATCATTGGAGATGTCAATGACAATGCAATGAAAGAAGGTTCTAGTAGCATTTTTGTGTACAATTATAAGGGGGAAGCACCAGATACAGAGATTGGGAGAGTATACGTCGATGATCCGGACGACTGGGATTTGCCTGACAAGTATTTCACGTGGGATTCTAGccacgaaaattttttactcgatcCTCACACTGGTATGATAACAATGCTGCATGGAACGCGAAATGACACGTATGTCCTGAAGTTTATCGTCACTGAAGAAAGTAAACTGGTAGAACATCACAAGGTCAATGCCTACGTGAATGTAACGATTAAAGAAATACCAGAAGAAGCTGTGATTAAGTCAGGATCGATACGGTTCTCAGGTATCACTGCGGAAGAATTTGTCGCACCGGGAGCATCAGGTGTAAGcaagaaagaaattttccaagtacAGGTTGCAGCTATGCTAGAAACTGAGGTTGAAAACGTGGACGTATTTACAGTGTTACATTCGCCacataataacaataaaagtCTCTTAGATGTTAGATTCTCAGCTCACGGAAGTCCCTACTATGCacctgaaaaattgaacacaaTTGCTACTCTCCATATTTCGAAGATAGAAAGTGAATTGAATACCAGTATATTGCTTATAAACATTGACGAatgtttgtttgaaaaactCCACTGCAACAACTCTTGCCGTAGTATATTGAACATCAGTTCCAATCCGTATGCAGTTTACACAAATACAACATCGTTTGTTGGCGTTAGAGCAGTGGTTGACGCTCAATGTATTTGCCACGTTGCTGAGCCAAATATCAATTGTTTGAATGGTGGGACTCCTTTGGTGTCATCTTTGGTTACGAAGTGCGAATGTCCTCCAGGTTTTGAAGGCCCAAGATGCGAGCTATTAGCAATTGGTTTTAACGGTGACGGATGGGCTATTATGCCCCCTCCTGGCCAAGCCTGTGACGATTCACATCTAG GACTGGAAATTGCACCTCAAGTTGAGAATGGGCTCGTGTTTTACTTTGGTCCGATGAGCTACATCCCTATTTTGGATATCCAAGATTTCATGTCTTTAGAGATACAGGAAGGTCATGCTGTTCTGCTAGTTGACTATGGTTCTGGGACGATAAGGCTGGAACAAAACAAGATTGAATTGATGGACGGGAAGAGTCATAGAATCGACGTTTATTGGACTAAGACT ACGATAGAAATGAAAGTTGACAACTGCCAAATGTCTTCCTGCATGAAATTGACAGTACCACAGGGACCGAATGAATTTCTCAATGTCAACAGTCCCCTACAAATTGGGGGTTCTCCAACGAACCTTGTTCATCTTGCAAGTCAGTTTAATTGGGATCACAAGCCGACAAGTAAAGGATTTACTGGATGCATACGCAATATGACTATAAATGGAAAT ACATACAATTTAGGAATGCCAGAATATTTCAAGAACACAGACTCTGGTTGCAATCATGGAATGGCAAAAGCTGTCACATTTGGAATTGACACTAACTTTTTAGTCGCCATTCTAGTCTGTGTGGCAATCCTACTgatcttattgttagctgTAGTGGTGCACAGAAGAAAGACGGACGACTTGTACAAAGACATGGACGATATTAGAGAGAATATCATTAATTACGAAGACGAAGGAGGCGGTGAAGTCGATACGGGATACGACTTGAACGTTCTCCGCGCCATGTACGATGCCCCACCCATAGATTCAAAAATGGCACCTGTCGGACTCGAAGGAAGAG CCCCAGATACTGGTGATGAAGTACCCGATATTTGTGGGTTCTTAGACGGCAAAAAAGAGAGCTGTGACAAAGATCCTGAAACGAACGCATTTGATGATGTCAGGCATTATGCGTACGAAGGCAAGGGTAATTCCGAAGGATCTCTGTCGTCTCTTGCTTCCT GTACTGACGACGGTGACTTGAAGTTTAATCATTTGTCGAACTTTGGTCAAAAGTTTTGGAAATTGGCTGACATGTATGGGGAGGAGCCAAGCGACGAAGACAGTGACGGCGTTGGGGAACGGGAGAGCGAAAGCTGGTGTTAA